TCGGGGAAAACGGCGTGCCGACACGCGCGAACAGCAAGCGCATGTAGTCGTAAATTTCAGTCACAGTACCGACGGTCGAACGCGGGTTCTTGCTGGTCGTTTTCTGCTCAATCGAAATCGCAGGGCTAAGGCCAGAGATATGGTCGACGTCCGGCTTGCCCATCATGTCCAAGAACTGACGCGCATAGGCCGACAGCGATTCCACGTATCTTCGCTGGCCTTCGGCATAGATCGTATCAAACGCAAGCGAGGACTTCCCAGAGCCAGAAAGCCCTGTAATCACCACAAGTTTGTCACGCGGAATATCGACGTCGATGTTCTTGAGGTTATGTTCCCGCGCGCCGCGCACTTCGATGTTCGTCAACTCAGCCAAGACATGACCCCCTATTTCAAACCACCACATAGTGCCGTTGCATGTGGTAACCAGTCTCTATTTAGAACATTCCGCGAACACAAGAAAGGGTTAACCTCACTCTGCTGACATTCGCGCGGCGCGATACGCAAGCCCCGCAAAAACCGCACCCATGATGCAAATCACGATGCTAATTCCTGCAATGCCCCACAGATTTCCCGCGACAAGCGCATAGATCGGCGTGCCGCAAAACGTACCCATATTCCCGATCTGTGCCATAGACCCATTCGCCCGCGCTTGGTCTTCTGGCGCATCGTTCAACTCGGGTACGGCCGCGAAATTCGCGCCTGCTGTAAGCCCTGTGATAAACAACGCCACCAACGTCACGATGATCGATCCCGTCAACGCCATCAGTGCAAACAAAACAACTCCAGCAGAAAACCCATAGATCGAAAGCTTTGATGCGGGCACCCGTTTGGCAATGAACCCTGCAGCAAAAGTACCTGAAAGGTTCGCCAGTGGCAGAACCGGCGTCAGCCATGCAGCGCCCAAAGTGCCCGGCAAGAACGCAACCAACGCGATGAAGATTGACGTGTAAATCCCATGTCCCAGCCCCGGTGCGAAATAGCGCGGGTTGGTGTAGATTGTGCGGTGCAGCGCGAATATATTGGGCATCGCGGAACCAGCCGCCATGACCTTTGGCAGAACAAACCAGACAATTGGGAACATCAACGCCAGCAAAACCCCGTGGGCGCGGTACACAGCCCAATGCCCGCCCCAGCCTTCGATCACTGGGATAACAAGTGCCAATAACGCAAAACCAACGCCAAAGAACGTTCCCCAAATACCCATCACGACGGCCTTGTCGCTTGGTTTAGCCAACGCGACCATCATCGTCGGTAACGCAACGACAAGCAGCAAATGCCCGAACCCTTCAATGATCCGCGTGCACATGAACCACTCAAACGGCATCTTTTGCCCTTGGACCAAGGATACCACTGCGGACATCGCAACCGCCCAAAGCACAGCGCGGCGTGCGCCGATTTTAGCGACAAAGAAACCCGCAACCGCGCCACCCAAAATACCAACAACGGCAACGCCAGACACCGCCAATGGCGCAGGATGGTTTTGGTAGGCTGCTTGAAATCCATCAAGCGTCAGCGTCAGCTTTGCGAACTGTGCCGCTGCCAAAAGGCCGGTCGTCCAGAGCAGCCCGATAAGCGCCCAATTGGTGCGTTGCGTTTCCATATGTGATGGCTACGCCCCCCTCGCATCAGGGACAACCCACGAAAAAGAGCGCCACAATCGGGCGCCCTTTTCAGTCTTCAAAAACGTCAGCGTTACATGTGAATGACGCGGCCGTAAGCGTCCAAAACGCTTTCGTGCATCATCTCTGACAGGGTCGGATGCGGGAAGACCGTTTCCATAAGGTCTTCTTCCGTTGTCTCTAATTTACGTCCAATAACATAGCCTTGGATCAGCTCGGTGACTTCTGCGCCAACCATATGCGCCCCGAGCAATTCACCCGTCTTCTCGTCAAAGATGGTTTTGACCAAGCCTTCAGGT
This Octadecabacter temperatus DNA region includes the following protein-coding sequences:
- a CDS encoding MFS transporter; translation: METQRTNWALIGLLWTTGLLAAAQFAKLTLTLDGFQAAYQNHPAPLAVSGVAVVGILGGAVAGFFVAKIGARRAVLWAVAMSAVVSLVQGQKMPFEWFMCTRIIEGFGHLLLVVALPTMMVALAKPSDKAVVMGIWGTFFGVGFALLALVIPVIEGWGGHWAVYRAHGVLLALMFPIVWFVLPKVMAAGSAMPNIFALHRTIYTNPRYFAPGLGHGIYTSIFIALVAFLPGTLGAAWLTPVLPLANLSGTFAAGFIAKRVPASKLSIYGFSAGVVLFALMALTGSIIVTLVALFITGLTAGANFAAVPELNDAPEDQARANGSMAQIGNMGTFCGTPIYALVAGNLWGIAGISIVICIMGAVFAGLAYRAARMSAE